A single Sulfurimonas aquatica DNA region contains:
- a CDS encoding PhoX family protein, whose product MKKRTMISFVTATALLFTLSACGTDTQDGAVGETGLVGTSGSDGVDGADGADGTNGVDATAYSMSFTSIAVPTTDADKRVNNASKSVTINGTEKSIDFHTLLRSGDASPDANGEHFALVKDAAGNALTQADNVANSKYGGSEPWYCGQSSGLDYTSLITYGSKLFAITALECRIGGAYITELNQDAQNGELSVVSTKSVDFSDVNGTYINCAGMTTPWNSHLGSEEYEPNMRTVDETDSKTISIAKYNGYTPTATNAKYIGYHMGWIPEIKVTSDAGATNVVKHYAMGRAAHELAYVMPDKKTVYLSDDGTNGGFYMFVADVEEDLSAGNLYAAKWIQESSENGGSATINWVAMGHLSNAEVKTMLDAKTEFSDIFDYEAVDVNGSCTTAGYKPVNTSAGAECLLLKSGKEKAAASLEKRRYAAYLGATTEFAKEEGITYNSDDKKLYMAISNIYKGMEDNKYKGIAETKYDIASNNDIRLDYSKCGAVYALDVENGKRDTQGGTIDSDYVIGNMYSEVTGADATYTGDLAFNQCSVNGISYPDNVTYLDKYGILIIGEDTGYHENDMIWAYNVKTKDMKRVFTSLYGAETTSPFWHKNINGFGYMTTVVQHPFGEDNTDKKLVDSDLNSYMGYMGPFPALD is encoded by the coding sequence ATGAAAAAAAGAACAATGATAAGTTTTGTAACTGCTACAGCTTTACTATTTACCCTCAGCGCTTGTGGAACAGATACACAAGATGGTGCTGTTGGAGAAACTGGCTTAGTTGGTACAAGTGGGAGTGATGGTGTGGATGGAGCAGATGGTGCGGATGGGACAAATGGTGTTGATGCAACGGCATACAGCATGTCGTTTACTAGCATAGCCGTTCCTACGACTGATGCTGACAAACGTGTGAACAATGCTTCAAAATCTGTAACAATTAATGGTACAGAAAAATCAATAGACTTTCATACCCTGCTGCGTTCAGGTGATGCCTCTCCTGATGCTAATGGAGAACACTTTGCACTTGTAAAAGATGCTGCGGGTAATGCACTTACTCAAGCAGATAATGTTGCTAACTCTAAGTATGGAGGGAGTGAGCCTTGGTACTGTGGACAATCTAGTGGACTTGATTATACTTCACTCATCACTTATGGTTCAAAACTTTTTGCCATTACAGCGCTAGAGTGTAGAATCGGTGGTGCATATATTACTGAGTTAAATCAAGATGCACAAAATGGAGAGTTATCAGTTGTTTCGACAAAGAGTGTTGATTTCTCAGATGTAAATGGTACGTACATTAACTGTGCGGGTATGACTACTCCATGGAATTCACACCTAGGTAGTGAAGAGTATGAACCAAATATGCGAACTGTTGATGAGACAGATTCTAAGACTATAAGTATCGCAAAATACAATGGCTATACTCCAACTGCTACAAATGCTAAGTACATCGGTTATCACATGGGTTGGATTCCAGAGATAAAAGTGACAAGTGATGCAGGTGCTACAAATGTAGTAAAACATTATGCAATGGGCCGTGCAGCACATGAGTTAGCATATGTGATGCCAGATAAAAAGACAGTTTACCTGAGTGATGATGGTACAAATGGTGGATTTTACATGTTTGTTGCCGATGTTGAGGAGGATTTAAGTGCTGGTAATTTATATGCCGCAAAATGGATTCAAGAGTCATCTGAAAATGGCGGAAGTGCGACTATTAACTGGGTTGCTATGGGTCACTTGAGCAATGCTGAAGTTAAAACAATGCTAGATGCTAAAACTGAGTTTAGCGATATCTTTGATTATGAAGCTGTAGATGTAAATGGTTCATGTACTACTGCTGGGTATAAGCCTGTAAACACATCTGCTGGAGCTGAATGTCTTTTACTCAAGTCAGGAAAAGAAAAAGCTGCTGCTAGTTTAGAAAAACGCCGTTATGCAGCATATCTTGGTGCAACTACAGAGTTTGCAAAAGAAGAGGGAATCACATACAACTCTGATGATAAAAAACTCTATATGGCTATCAGTAATATTTACAAAGGTATGGAAGATAACAAGTACAAAGGCATAGCGGAGACTAAGTATGACATCGCTAGTAATAATGACATTCGCCTTGACTATAGTAAATGTGGAGCTGTTTATGCACTTGATGTTGAAAATGGCAAACGCGATACTCAAGGCGGCACAATTGATAGTGACTATGTAATAGGAAATATGTACTCAGAAGTAACGGGTGCAGATGCGACTTATACAGGAGACCTTGCGTTTAATCAGTGTAGCGTTAATGGTATCTCTTATCCTGATAACGTAACATACTTAGATAAGTATGGCATTCTAATAATCGGTGAAGATACTGGCTATCATGAAAATGATATGATTTGGGCTTACAATGTAAAAACAAAAGATATGAAACGTGTATTTACATCTCTGTATGGAGCTGAGACTACATCTCCATTTTGGCATAAAAACATCAATGGTTTTGGTTATATGACGACGGTTGTACAACATCCATTTGGTGAAGATAACACAGACAAAAAACTTGTTGATTCTGATCTTAACTCTTACATGGGTTATATGGGACCATTTCCAGCTTTAGACTAA
- the dnaG gene encoding DNA primase, which produces MIAQDSIEALKARLDIVDVVGSYVELKKAGGNYKAPCPFHDEKSPSFVVSPQKQIYHCFGCGAGGDSVKFVMEYEKLNYPEALEKLADSYNFTLSYTDNKNNKPRSQVMDALNEWYKNLLNQKREALAYIQERGIYESSVEKFGIGYAPDSNATINYVKSQMFTMNEAVEMGVIGYDGGRNFARFIERITFPIRSANGSLVGFGGRTITGHQAKYVNSPETPFFNKSRLLYAYHLAKQSLHKKGEIIITEGYLDVIMLHQAGFDNAVATLGTALTVEHLPLLRKGEPKVVMAYDGDKAGRAAALKASKLLSASGFRGGVVVFEGGLDPADMVKDGRVEELANMFRSPKSFIEFVLDELLSLYDLRDPKAKESCMGEGVAYLKTLSPLLQEEYRTYLASRLGGLGVSPSLVKLTSNDNSQQNRPLVQNNSHKDMWELSLIKTVLEKPHFINQILDVLDPSLLLFHSREFSLAIAGKSDSPELMAIMVDESITGLKDEDSLNAELITFLTRYYERELRKVNLAQNISFEEKAFYIRKFRGKIGKLKRGELVGFND; this is translated from the coding sequence ATGATTGCACAAGACTCCATAGAAGCCCTAAAGGCACGACTTGACATTGTTGACGTTGTTGGTAGCTATGTTGAGTTAAAAAAAGCAGGTGGTAACTACAAAGCACCTTGTCCTTTTCACGATGAAAAATCCCCCTCATTTGTTGTAAGTCCACAGAAGCAGATATATCACTGTTTCGGCTGCGGCGCCGGCGGAGATAGCGTTAAGTTTGTTATGGAGTATGAGAAACTTAACTATCCAGAAGCCTTAGAAAAACTTGCCGACTCTTACAACTTTACGCTCTCTTATACAGATAACAAAAACAACAAACCCCGCTCACAAGTTATGGACGCTTTAAACGAGTGGTACAAAAACCTACTCAACCAAAAACGAGAAGCACTCGCATACATACAAGAACGCGGAATATACGAGAGTAGCGTTGAGAAGTTTGGCATAGGCTATGCACCTGATTCAAACGCGACTATTAACTATGTAAAATCTCAGATGTTTACTATGAATGAAGCCGTTGAAATGGGTGTGATTGGTTATGATGGTGGGCGAAATTTTGCACGCTTTATAGAGCGTATAACCTTTCCTATTCGCTCGGCAAATGGAAGTTTGGTTGGTTTTGGTGGAAGGACTATTACTGGACATCAAGCAAAGTACGTAAACTCTCCAGAGACTCCATTTTTTAACAAGTCGCGTTTACTTTATGCTTATCACTTAGCAAAGCAGTCGCTTCATAAAAAAGGTGAGATTATTATCACTGAGGGTTACTTAGACGTTATCATGCTTCATCAAGCGGGTTTTGATAACGCAGTGGCAACTTTAGGAACGGCTCTAACAGTTGAGCATCTCCCACTTCTTAGAAAAGGTGAGCCAAAAGTTGTGATGGCATATGATGGAGATAAAGCTGGTCGTGCTGCGGCTCTTAAAGCCTCTAAGCTTTTAAGTGCGAGTGGATTTCGTGGTGGCGTTGTTGTTTTTGAAGGTGGACTTGACCCTGCAGACATGGTAAAAGATGGAAGAGTCGAAGAGCTTGCAAATATGTTTCGCTCTCCTAAGTCTTTTATAGAGTTTGTTTTAGATGAACTACTCTCTTTGTATGATCTAAGAGATCCAAAGGCAAAAGAGAGCTGTATGGGAGAAGGCGTGGCATATCTTAAAACTCTCTCGCCACTGCTTCAAGAGGAGTACAGGACTTACCTTGCTTCGCGTTTAGGCGGACTTGGCGTTTCGCCATCGCTTGTTAAGCTAACGTCTAATGACAACTCCCAGCAAAATAGGCCACTTGTTCAAAATAACTCACATAAAGATATGTGGGAGCTTTCACTCATAAAAACGGTTTTAGAAAAACCACACTTTATAAACCAGATACTAGATGTTCTAGACCCGTCATTGTTACTTTTTCATTCACGTGAATTCTCTTTAGCAATAGCTGGGAAGAGTGATTCTCCTGAACTTATGGCCATCATGGTAGATGAGAGTATAACTGGACTCAAAGATGAAGATAGTCTCAATGCAGAACTTATAACCTTTCTGACTCGTTACTACGAACGTGAACTTAGGAAGGTAAATCTTGCGCAAAATATCTCTTTTGAGGAAAAAGCATTTTATATTCGTAAGTTTCGTGGTAAAATAGGAAAACTTAAACGCGGCGAACTTGTTGGCTTCAACGATTAA
- a CDS encoding thioredoxin family protein translates to MRYIFLVTLLCSFMFAQSYQEFAKQYGYETDYKVALQKAKQAKKDVLMVQVSNYCPWCRKLEKKILSRENINEVIHKKYIPLIVNREEKNLPKQFNTPIIPVTYIIDYEDDTAFLSLPGYKDKDEFFSFVE, encoded by the coding sequence ATGAGATATATCTTTTTAGTAACACTCCTTTGTAGTTTTATGTTTGCGCAGTCCTATCAAGAGTTTGCAAAACAGTACGGATATGAAACTGACTATAAAGTAGCTCTGCAAAAGGCAAAACAGGCCAAAAAAGATGTTTTAATGGTGCAGGTTTCAAACTACTGTCCATGGTGTAGAAAGTTAGAAAAAAAGATACTCTCTCGAGAAAATATAAATGAAGTTATACATAAAAAGTATATTCCACTCATAGTAAACCGCGAAGAAAAAAACTTACCAAAGCAGTTTAACACACCGATAATCCCCGTGACATACATTATAGATTATGAAGATGACACTGCTTTTCTTAGCCTCCCTGGATATAAAGATAAGGACGAATTCTTCTCTTTTGTAGAGTAG
- a CDS encoding outer membrane beta-barrel protein — MKLLKLLLLISLLSLPVFAATSQLIITKTSKKSALKSIKSKLDSLKIKMFVQKSSSGYVVYSGKYNSTSSANLALKRAKRYFPSARVVKQQSKDENTKNIKSQEKETTSTQSTADRDKNSMFIAAGFGLSSINGSTDDQTASQYVNSGMSFALEAGYYFNDNIFSSLSYLDTSTTDIAMSNAYGSLNYKLYATEDLGLYAGLLGGVSSLKLTQYEASEPSISMLLGVQAGISYDIGDNFSIYSAYQAIYINQLIELTDTSSSISFNLIHNMQVGFQLRF; from the coding sequence GTGAAACTACTAAAACTACTACTGCTTATCTCTCTTTTGAGTCTACCTGTATTTGCCGCTACATCGCAGCTCATCATTACAAAAACTTCTAAGAAGAGTGCCTTAAAGTCCATAAAGTCCAAACTAGACTCTTTAAAGATAAAGATGTTTGTACAGAAGTCTTCTTCAGGTTATGTCGTGTATTCAGGTAAATACAACTCTACTTCATCTGCTAACCTAGCTCTTAAAAGAGCTAAACGCTACTTCCCTTCTGCTAGAGTTGTAAAACAACAGAGCAAAGATGAAAATACCAAAAACATCAAAAGCCAAGAGAAAGAGACAACAAGTACTCAAAGTACAGCAGATAGGGATAAAAACAGTATGTTCATAGCAGCAGGTTTTGGACTCTCAAGCATTAATGGATCAACAGATGATCAAACGGCAAGCCAGTATGTAAACAGTGGTATGAGCTTCGCTCTTGAGGCTGGTTACTACTTTAACGATAATATTTTCTCATCTCTAAGCTATTTAGACACCTCAACTACTGATATAGCAATGAGCAATGCATATGGATCTCTTAACTACAAGCTATATGCTACAGAAGATTTAGGACTCTATGCAGGGCTTCTTGGAGGAGTCAGTTCACTCAAGCTAACACAGTATGAAGCAAGTGAACCATCAATATCTATGCTCTTAGGTGTACAAGCTGGTATCTCCTACGATATAGGAGATAATTTTTCCATTTATAGTGCTTACCAAGCTATCTATATAAATCAACTCATAGAACTCACAGACACATCATCAAGTATAAGTTTCAACCTTATCCATAACATGCAAGTTGGTTTTCAGCTTAGGTTTTAA